The proteins below come from a single Mya arenaria isolate MELC-2E11 chromosome 8, ASM2691426v1 genomic window:
- the LOC128243706 gene encoding small conductance calcium-activated potassium channel protein-like, whose amino-acid sequence MDSPDLPLKTGHWQYPTYASSDNVSTQNLIMPPSKRESVLDVRNLGYRLRVRKELIGRRTRVSDMAFLLAIIGIIIVIIDTECQFAKVYSTAATISIYLRVITSITTIGVLVAIVMYHVIGIKLRLISRGLSNWKLVTTWKDFAKLVAELVICSIHPLPFTTTARLPMYVSSVDDLHAFTVEGLPINSLFSILMFARIYLLMRFLVVHSALFCDTTVQSLGAMSNVNINAQFVFKALMSQWPGCCLISIMGIVLLVNSYSLRMCEHYALEAHQSTFFMQAIWMTCVTFLTLGYGDIVPRTTCGRVLAIFTGMMGVGLMALCVAVLTRKLEQSRGEKYVHTFVQQISFDKLYKNSAAKVVTEFLILCRMRREGVDASDDRIIIHRRRLLRAVRKMSHARYLRTQVGESLVGPVEINQNVNEVYGIVETVRDDHDNMKSRIRNIEQLMTSMHDQLKEIKTMVRASCPSSPISEVERPQSANLFESCSESAS is encoded by the coding sequence ATGGACTCCCCAGATTTGCCGCTAAAAACCGGACATTGGCAGTACCCCACATACGCAAGCTCAGACAACGTCAGCACTCAAAATCTCATCATGCCTCCCAGCAAGCGCGAAAGCGTTCTCGACGTCAGGAATCTCGGATACCGTTTGCGCGTGCGCAAGGAGTTGATAGGCCGGCGGACAAGAGTATCCGATATGGCTTTCTTGTTGGCCATTATTGGTATCATAATTGTGATAATTGACACGGAATGCCAGTTTGCGAAGGTCTACTCGACTGCGGCGACCATTTCCATTTACCTCCGTGTGATAACGTCCATAACGACAATTGGAGTGCTGGTGGCCATCGTTATGTACCATGTGATAGGCATTAAACTCAGGTTAATTAGCCGAGGTCTGAGCAATTGGAAACTCGTTACGACATGGAAGGACTTTGCAAAACTAGTCGCGGAACTTGTGATATGTTCCATCCATCCTCTGCCATTTACGACGACAGCGAGGCTTCCAATGTATGTCTCTTCTGTTGACGATCTTCATGCTTTCACGGTAGAAGGTCTACCGATAAACTCCCTATTTTCCATTCTAATGTTTGCGAGGATCTACCTCTTGATGAGGTTTCTGGTCGTGCACAGTGCATTGTTCTGTGATACAACGGTACAAAGTCTCGGCGCCATGAGCAATGTGAACATAAACGCCCAATTCGTATTTAAAGCGCTGATGAGCCAGTGGCCGGGATGTTGCCTGATATCTATCATGGGCATAGTCTTGCTTGTCAACAGTTACTCTCTAAGAATGTGTGAACACTATGCACTCGAAGCTCATCAGTCGACATTCTTTATGCAAGCCATCTGGATGACGTGTGTGACGTTCCTGACCCTGGGCTATGGAGATATCGTCCCTCGTACAACTTGCGGTCGTGTTCTCGCCATCTTCACGGGAATGATGGGTGTCGGGCTTATGGCCCTCTGTGTCGCGGTTTTGACTAGAAAGCTCGAACAGAGCAGAGGAGAAAAATATGTCCACACGTTTGTGCAACAGATAAGCTTTGATAAACTCTACAAAAACTCCGCAGCAAAGGTTGTCACCGAGTTTCTCATCCTGTGTCGCATGAGGCGCGAAGGGGTTGATGCCTCCGACGATAGAATTATAATTCACCGCCGACGTCTCCTGCGTGCTGTACGCAAAATGAGTCACGCGCGGTATCTTAGAACCCAAGTTGGTGAATCATTAGTTGGACCAGTAGAAATCAACCAAAACGTGAACGAGGTTTATGGTATTGTAGAAACAGTTCGTGACGACCATGATAATATGAAATCACGTATACGGAACATTGAGCAGCTGATGACATCTATGCATGATCAACTGAAAGAGATCAAAACAATGGTTAGGGCAAGCTGCCCCAGCTCGCCCATCTCCGAAGTAGAGAGGCCACAGTCAGCAAATCTGTTCGAGTCTTGCAGTGAGAGTGCGAGTTAA